In Silene latifolia isolate original U9 population chromosome X, ASM4854445v1, whole genome shotgun sequence, the following proteins share a genomic window:
- the LOC141622774 gene encoding nucleosome assembly protein 1;4-like produces the protein MNNDLPTAGMSAEDKATLVDALKNKLQNLAVEGDSDFIESLTPIVRKRVEALRVLQGEHDELESKFFEERAALEAKYQKLYEPLYTKRYEIVNGVVEVDGVANEATQEQGEEKASEEKGVPNFWLTAMQTNEILSEEITERDEEALKYLKDIKRARNDDPKGFKLEFFFDENPYFKNAVLSKIYHMVDEDEPILEKAIGTEIEWLPGKCLTQKILKKKPKKGSKNTKPITKIEKCESFFNFFNPPHVPEDEDDIDDDAAEELQNLMEQDYEIGSTIRDKIIPHAVSWFTGEAVQGDEFEDIDDDEDDGDDDDADDDDEEESGDDDDDDDDDDGEEPKRSIPVS, from the exons ATGAACAACGATCTTCCAACCGCTG GTATGAGTGCAGAAGATAAAGCTACACTTGTTGATGCACTTAAG AATAAATTGCAGAATTTGGCAGTTGAAGGTGATTCGGATTTTATTGAATCGTTGACGCCTATTGTTAGAAAGCGTGTCGAAGCGCTTCGTGTTCTCCAG GGAGAACATGATGAGCTAGAGTCCAAATTCTTTGAGGAGCGAGCGGCTCTAGAAGCTAAATATCAAAAGCTCTATGAACCACTTTACACAAAG AGGTACGAAATTGTGAATGGTGTAGTTGAGGTTGACGGAGTTGCAAATGAAGCCACACAGGAGCAGGGAGAGGAAAAAGCATCCGAAG AGAAAGGCGTACCTAACTTTTGGCTCACTGCAATGCAGACCAATGAAATTTTATCTGAGGAG ATCACTGAGCGTGATGAAGAAGCTCTTAAGTATCTTAAAGATATTAAGCGGGCTAGGAATGACGATCCAAAGGGCTTCAAGCTTGAGTTCTTTTTTGATGAAAACCCGTATTTTAAAAATGCAGTTCTTAGTAAGATTTATCATATGGTTGATGAGGATGAACCTATTCTAGAGAAGGCAATAGG GACGGAGATCGAATGGCTTCCTGGGAAGTGTTTGACTCAAAAGATCCTAAAGAAAAAGCCTAAAAAGGGGTCCAAGAATACCAAACCTATTACTAAGATTGAAAAATGTGAGAgttttttcaacttttttaacCCTCCACATGTTCCGGAGGATGAAGATGATATTGATGATGATGCA GCTGAGGAGCTTCAAAATTTAATGGAGCAAGACTATGAGATAGG CTCTACCATTCGAGACAAGATTATTCCCCATGCTGTATCATGGTTCACAGGGGAGGCTGTTCAGGGAGATGAGTTTGAGGATatagatgatgatgaggatgatggtgatgatgatgatgcagacgatgatgatgaagaagagagtggtgatgacgatgatgatgatgatgacgacgatgGAGAGGAACCAAAGAGATCGATACCAGTTTCTTGA